The Methylobacterium sp. PvR107 genome contains a region encoding:
- a CDS encoding polysaccharide biosynthesis/export family protein codes for MLRKTTRTALMAALAAGSVGGCTYLPAAGPTASAIQAGAEVATADGGLVARYEIIDVTPSVVEALRGRPLDSLLASFGDHRPSTEPVIGIGDMVSVSVWEAGSGGLFSGPLVADRFSAGSKSALIPEQPVGRDGAISVPYAGRIKVAGRRTQDVQALIETELAGKAIQPQVLVSVTRPISQAVTVTGEGAAGARLPLSGHGDRILDVIAAAGGNRAPVSETFVRLSRGPVTATVPLTAVVSNPKENIYLRPNDVLTLVRDPQTFIAVGALGNSTELAFQADGITLAQALAKARGLSDFAADPAGTFIFRFEPASVVRRLSPGSRLLGTPLVPVVYRIDMRDPNSLFVSQAFRMRNRDLIYVSNAPFTEVSKVLSAFSGVTGPISSVATAYYYAK; via the coding sequence ATGCTGCGTAAGACGACGCGCACCGCCTTGATGGCCGCACTGGCGGCGGGATCGGTCGGCGGCTGCACGTACCTGCCCGCGGCGGGTCCGACGGCGAGCGCGATCCAGGCGGGTGCGGAGGTTGCGACCGCCGATGGCGGCCTGGTGGCGCGCTACGAGATCATCGACGTCACCCCCAGCGTGGTCGAGGCCCTGCGCGGCCGTCCGCTGGACAGCCTGCTCGCCTCGTTCGGCGACCACCGCCCCTCGACCGAGCCGGTCATCGGCATCGGCGACATGGTCTCGGTCTCGGTCTGGGAAGCCGGCTCCGGCGGCCTGTTCTCCGGGCCGCTGGTCGCCGACCGGTTCTCGGCCGGCTCCAAGTCCGCCCTCATCCCCGAGCAGCCGGTCGGGCGCGACGGCGCCATCTCGGTGCCCTATGCCGGGCGCATCAAGGTCGCCGGCCGCCGCACCCAGGACGTGCAGGCGCTGATCGAGACCGAGCTCGCCGGAAAGGCCATCCAGCCGCAGGTGCTGGTCTCGGTCACGCGGCCGATCAGCCAGGCCGTGACCGTCACCGGCGAGGGCGCGGCCGGCGCCCGCCTGCCGCTCTCGGGCCACGGCGACCGCATCCTCGACGTCATCGCGGCCGCCGGCGGCAACCGCGCGCCGGTCAGCGAGACCTTCGTGCGGCTCTCGCGCGGGCCGGTCACCGCCACCGTGCCGCTGACCGCGGTGGTGTCGAACCCCAAGGAGAACATCTACCTGCGGCCCAACGACGTGCTCACGCTGGTGCGCGATCCGCAGACCTTCATCGCGGTCGGCGCGCTGGGCAACAGCACCGAGCTGGCGTTCCAGGCCGACGGCATCACCCTGGCGCAGGCGCTGGCCAAGGCCCGCGGCCTGTCGGACTTCGCCGCCGACCCGGCCGGCACGTTCATCTTCCGGTTCGAGCCGGCCAGCGTCGTGCGCCGGCTCAGCCCCGGCTCGCGGCTGCTCGGCACGCCGCTGGTGCCGGTGGTCTACCGGATCGACATGCGCGACCCCAACAGCCTGTTCGTCTCCCAGGCGTTCCGGATGCGCAACCGCGACCTCATCTACGTCTCGAATGCGCCGTTCACTGAGGTCTCCAAGGTGCTCTCCGCGTTCAGCGGCGTCACCGGACCGATCTCGTCGGTCGCAACGGCGTATTACTACGCGAAGTAG
- a CDS encoding aminotransferase class I/II-fold pyridoxal phosphate-dependent enzyme → MTDTARPDGGRAALAGFVTNRLGRATPRPAPVKAASPAGKSAAQNFENLPGYRELKLQRQAAELIGLGNPFFRVHDAKAGATTRIDQKTFTNFSSYDYLGLNGHPRVSNAAREAIDAYGTSASASRVVAGERPGHISLEQALAKHYHSEGCVVMVSGHATNVTTIGALLEAGDVIFHDALSHNSIVTGAQLSGAQRRSFAHNDLDALETLLQSTRHEHRRALIVVEGLYSMDGDAPDLAGLIALKKRYDAWLMVDEAHGLGVTGRTGAGLFEHCGVDPKEVDIWMGTLSKTLSTCGGYICGPIALIEYLKHSAGGFVYSVGMSPPLAAAAEAALAVMHAEPERVERLRQNGTLFLATAKKLGLDTGFSLGLAVVPIIVGDSLKAVTLSDRLFRRGINVQPIIHPAVPERASRLRFFLTSEHTPDQIRDTVNAVAEELAAIDKGGSLIEQLLAKRA, encoded by the coding sequence ATGACCGACACGGCACGGCCGGACGGCGGGCGCGCGGCGCTCGCCGGCTTCGTGACCAACCGGCTCGGGCGCGCGACGCCGCGCCCGGCCCCCGTCAAAGCGGCCTCCCCGGCCGGCAAGTCGGCGGCGCAGAACTTCGAGAACCTGCCGGGCTACCGCGAGCTGAAGCTCCAGCGCCAGGCGGCAGAGCTGATCGGCTTGGGCAACCCGTTCTTCCGCGTCCACGACGCGAAGGCCGGCGCGACCACGCGGATCGACCAGAAGACCTTCACCAACTTCTCGTCCTATGATTATCTCGGCCTGAACGGCCATCCGCGGGTGAGCAACGCCGCCCGGGAGGCGATCGACGCCTACGGCACGTCCGCGTCGGCCAGCCGCGTGGTCGCGGGCGAGCGGCCCGGCCATATCAGCCTCGAGCAGGCCCTGGCCAAGCACTACCACTCCGAAGGCTGCGTGGTGATGGTGAGCGGGCACGCCACCAACGTCACGACGATCGGCGCCCTGCTGGAAGCCGGCGACGTCATCTTCCACGACGCCCTGTCCCACAACAGCATCGTCACGGGCGCCCAGCTCTCGGGCGCGCAGCGGCGCTCCTTCGCGCATAACGACCTCGACGCCCTGGAAACCCTGCTCCAGTCGACCCGCCACGAGCATCGCCGGGCGCTGATCGTGGTCGAGGGTCTGTACAGCATGGACGGCGACGCGCCGGACCTTGCTGGGCTCATCGCGCTGAAGAAGCGTTATGACGCGTGGCTGATGGTCGACGAGGCCCACGGCCTCGGCGTCACCGGCCGGACCGGCGCGGGCCTGTTCGAGCATTGCGGTGTCGATCCCAAGGAGGTCGACATCTGGATGGGCACGCTGTCGAAGACGCTCTCGACCTGCGGCGGCTACATCTGCGGCCCGATCGCGCTGATCGAGTACCTGAAGCATTCGGCCGGCGGCTTCGTCTACAGCGTCGGCATGTCGCCGCCGCTCGCCGCGGCCGCCGAGGCGGCGCTCGCCGTGATGCATGCCGAGCCGGAGCGGGTCGAGCGCCTGCGCCAGAACGGCACGCTGTTCCTGGCGACCGCCAAGAAGCTCGGCCTCGATACCGGCTTCAGCCTCGGCCTCGCCGTGGTGCCGATCATCGTCGGCGATTCGCTGAAGGCCGTCACCCTGTCGGATCGGCTGTTCCGCCGGGGCATCAACGTCCAGCCGATCATCCACCCGGCGGTGCCGGAGCGGGCCTCGCGGCTGCGCTTCTTCCTGACCTCCGAGCATACCCCCGACCAGATCCGCGACACCGTCAATGCGGTGGCCGAGGAACTGGCGGCGATCGACAAGGGCGGCTCGCTGATCGAGCAGCTCCTCGCCAAGCGGGCCTGA
- a CDS encoding capsular biosynthesis protein: MASRPTPSLYATGRTIRRLRAEIEAATGLAFAPAQSGAVGAVWGAGSPAGRLLALAGRRRLVVAPGPLLSPYDAPETGFASLRISLDGVPVGGEAGVHYLDPWTRAPIDRAACAERVAWLAARFSENDRRVIYVGMSRWKRPALDVLAAGPAGRPIHTMTTEAAIRAGRRHRGRVLAWATRAPGQLEEACAQAGLPLARVEDGFLRSVGLGASLQPGASIVVDDLGIYYDPRRESRLQRLLAEADFTPDLVDRARRLREEVVARRLSKYNVGLDAASLDWPAGQRIVLVPGQVEDDASVRHGSPLVRSNRALLQAARRRNPDAFLLYKPHPDVEAGFRPGTIPEAEALTLADRIVAGISIVDLLDRVHHVETMTSLAGFEALIRGLTVATHGRPFYAGWGLSEDLAPGADRGRRLSLDALVAGAMILYPRYLDPVAMKPCSPEQLLDRLSAARDAAPRSALSIGRAAHLLMRARYGLLNPIVRALRSRRGVGRETGGGPQ, from the coding sequence ATGGCCTCTAGACCCACCCCGTCGCTCTACGCGACCGGCCGCACGATCCGCCGTCTGCGGGCGGAGATCGAGGCCGCGACGGGCCTCGCCTTCGCGCCGGCGCAGTCCGGTGCGGTCGGTGCGGTCTGGGGCGCCGGAAGCCCGGCCGGGCGTCTGCTGGCGCTGGCGGGCCGGCGCCGCCTCGTGGTCGCACCCGGGCCGCTCCTCAGCCCGTACGACGCGCCGGAGACCGGTTTCGCGTCCTTGAGGATCAGCCTCGACGGTGTGCCGGTCGGCGGGGAGGCCGGCGTCCACTACCTCGATCCCTGGACCCGGGCGCCGATCGACCGCGCGGCCTGCGCCGAGCGGGTGGCGTGGCTCGCCGCGCGCTTTTCCGAGAACGACCGGCGGGTCATCTATGTCGGGATGTCGCGCTGGAAGCGGCCGGCCCTCGACGTGCTCGCGGCCGGGCCCGCCGGGCGCCCGATCCACACCATGACCACCGAGGCCGCCATCAGGGCCGGCCGGCGTCATCGCGGCCGTGTCCTCGCCTGGGCGACCCGGGCGCCGGGCCAGCTGGAGGAGGCCTGCGCGCAGGCCGGGCTGCCGCTGGCCCGGGTGGAGGACGGATTCCTGCGCTCGGTCGGTCTCGGTGCCAGCCTGCAGCCGGGCGCCTCCATCGTGGTCGACGATCTCGGCATCTACTACGACCCGCGCCGGGAGAGCCGCCTCCAGCGGCTGCTCGCCGAGGCGGACTTCACCCCGGACCTCGTCGACCGGGCGCGCCGCCTGCGCGAGGAGGTCGTGGCGCGCCGGCTCAGCAAGTACAATGTCGGCCTCGACGCCGCTTCCCTCGACTGGCCGGCCGGACAGCGGATCGTGCTCGTGCCCGGCCAGGTGGAGGACGACGCCTCGGTGCGGCACGGCTCGCCCCTGGTCCGCTCGAACCGGGCGCTCCTGCAGGCGGCGCGGCGGCGCAACCCGGACGCGTTCCTGCTCTACAAGCCGCATCCCGACGTGGAGGCGGGCTTCCGCCCCGGCACCATCCCGGAGGCGGAGGCGCTGACGCTGGCCGACCGGATCGTCGCCGGCATCAGCATCGTCGACCTGCTCGACCGGGTGCACCACGTCGAGACCATGACGTCTCTCGCCGGCTTCGAGGCGCTGATCCGCGGCCTCACCGTGGCGACGCATGGCCGGCCCTTCTACGCGGGCTGGGGCCTGTCGGAGGATCTGGCGCCGGGGGCCGACCGGGGCCGCCGGCTGAGCCTCGATGCGCTGGTGGCCGGGGCGATGATCCTCTATCCGCGCTACCTCGATCCCGTGGCGATGAAGCCGTGCAGCCCGGAGCAGCTCCTCGACCGGCTCAGCGCGGCCCGAGACGCGGCGCCGCGCAGCGCCCTGTCCATCGGACGGGCGGCCCATCTGCTGATGCGCGCCCGCTACGGGCTCCTCAACCCGATCGTGCGGGCTCTGCGCAGCCGGCGCGGCGTCGGCCGCGAGACCGGAGGCGGCCCGCAATGA
- a CDS encoding LTA synthase family protein, translating into MTTFLIATGLALAVCLALEVFVGDSITRASLAPRDLGLRLAGYLLILLFWFEFSWRPWLAALTCVITVAILIVVSRAKRSVIGEPLLFSDFALLPQVPRHPQLYYIPPLWDPRISVPVLLTLAATVLWYRTEPSVLPASTLPRVLALLGLPLLLWLVVKAAPRPPLTGLIARWFPRPDLEADVARVGLPASLLGYTARALAGGEPVPEAPTLPSGTGDDVVVVVQLESFIDPERLGGARLPAMELFRTRAAQYGRLQVPAHGAYTMRSEHAVLTGRPSDSLGFGRYDPYTSRSGDEPTSLARLARARGYATLFLHPFHRDFFRRATIMEAFGFADLVMGEAFAEAPRVGPYVGDVALGERLLAEVRARPTPLFLFCVTMENHGPWKPGRLPGLDDPQAQYLHHVANTGRMVEALVEGLDALARERRQTMTLCVFGDHAPSLPTCKPGFGGRTTEYALFRFGHASAPPRRVDMPADALGRALRGALATAPADMAVRT; encoded by the coding sequence TTGACGACCTTCCTCATTGCCACCGGCCTCGCGCTCGCCGTCTGCCTTGCCCTGGAGGTGTTCGTCGGCGACTCGATCACCCGGGCGAGCCTCGCGCCGCGCGACCTCGGCCTGCGGCTTGCCGGCTACCTGCTGATCCTGCTGTTCTGGTTCGAATTCTCCTGGCGGCCCTGGCTCGCCGCGCTGACCTGCGTGATCACCGTGGCGATCCTCATCGTCGTCAGCCGCGCCAAGCGCTCGGTGATCGGCGAACCGCTGCTGTTCAGCGATTTCGCCCTGCTGCCGCAGGTGCCGCGCCACCCGCAGCTCTACTACATCCCGCCGCTATGGGATCCGCGCATCTCCGTGCCCGTCCTGCTCACCCTGGCGGCCACCGTGCTGTGGTACCGGACCGAGCCGAGCGTGCTGCCCGCGTCCACCCTGCCGCGCGTCCTTGCCCTCCTCGGCCTGCCGCTGCTGCTCTGGCTGGTGGTCAAGGCCGCGCCGCGGCCTCCGCTCACCGGGCTGATCGCCCGCTGGTTCCCGCGCCCTGACCTGGAGGCGGACGTGGCCCGGGTCGGCCTTCCGGCGAGCCTTCTCGGCTACACCGCCCGGGCGCTGGCGGGTGGCGAGCCGGTACCCGAAGCGCCGACGCTGCCCTCCGGAACGGGCGACGACGTCGTGGTGGTGGTCCAGCTCGAATCCTTCATCGACCCGGAGCGGCTCGGCGGCGCGAGGCTGCCGGCGATGGAGCTGTTCCGGACGCGGGCCGCGCAGTATGGCCGTCTCCAGGTGCCGGCGCACGGCGCCTACACGATGCGCAGCGAGCACGCGGTGCTCACCGGCCGGCCGTCCGACAGCCTCGGCTTCGGCCGGTACGATCCCTACACGTCGCGCAGCGGCGACGAGCCGACGAGCCTCGCCCGTCTTGCCCGGGCCCGAGGCTACGCGACCCTGTTTCTCCACCCCTTCCACCGGGACTTCTTCCGCCGGGCGACGATCATGGAGGCGTTCGGCTTCGCCGACCTCGTGATGGGTGAGGCCTTTGCGGAGGCGCCGCGGGTCGGCCCGTATGTCGGGGACGTCGCCCTGGGCGAGCGCCTGCTGGCCGAGGTGCGAGCCCGACCGACGCCGCTGTTCCTGTTCTGCGTCACCATGGAAAATCACGGTCCCTGGAAGCCCGGTCGGCTGCCCGGGCTCGACGACCCGCAGGCGCAGTACCTCCACCACGTCGCCAATACCGGGCGGATGGTGGAGGCCCTCGTGGAGGGGCTCGATGCCCTGGCCCGCGAGCGTCGTCAGACGATGACGCTCTGCGTATTCGGAGACCACGCGCCCTCGCTGCCGACCTGCAAGCCAGGCTTCGGGGGCCGGACCACCGAATACGCCCTGTTCCGCTTCGGCCACGCGTCGGCCCCACCGCGCCGGGTCGATATGCCCGCCGATGCCCTCGGGCGGGCGCTTCGCGGCGCCCTCGCCACCGCGCCTGCGGACATGGCCGTTCGGACATGA